In Rhododendron vialii isolate Sample 1 chromosome 9a, ASM3025357v1, the following are encoded in one genomic region:
- the LOC131299583 gene encoding F-box/kelch-repeat protein At3g06240-like — MWRLLPEEVLTMILARLPVKSVGQLKCVSKLWRSLISEPHFTKSHLDRAISDPNTNHSRLFVMYPFHSLDYESPSTNKDVNDDDNNDNDDDNGAIVDLGFPSRQTEEGIEIVGSYNGMICLLYLLDCFVLWNPTIKDSIELPKPPFSISYFDFYFKGFGYNPSMDDYKVVIASREEGNPNVQSTVEVFSLKQSSWKEIGGLQNGLVIEAEQLSTCLNGNLHWLASCDTTNPIEKHLIVSLDLGTEEFSEISIPDCYDRSFFFHALGMINGCLSLLTDERNWREVGLWVMKEYGVRGSWTKLVILPTENLLFCDYLVPVCFTKAGDILIDVDGRRVVRYNLEQKTMKKLKTRSVHFIDWVLYVESLISPGSHYRISSG, encoded by the coding sequence ATGTGGAGACTACTCCCGGAAGAAGTCCTCACGATGATCCTCGCACGACTGCCCGTCAAGTCTGTCGGGCAATTGAAGTGCGTATCCAAATTATGGCGTTCTTTGATTTCCGAACCCCACTTCACAAAATCGCATTTGGACCGGGCAATTTCAGACCCCAACACCAACCATTCAAGGCTCTTCGTCATGTACCCTTTTCATTCCCTAGATTACGAATCCCCGTCAACCAACAAAGACGTTAACGATGATGACAACAACGACAACGATGATGATAACGGTGCTATAGTAGATCTTGGTTTTCCGTCAAGACAAACGGAGGAGGGCATCGAAATTGTCGGATCTTACAACGGGATGATCTGTTTACTCTACCTCTTGGATTGCTTCGTCTTGTGGAACCCAACGATCAAAGACTCCATAGAGTTACCAAAGCCACCTTTCTCTATCTCCTACTTCGATTTCTACTTCAAAGGATTCGGCTACAATCCCTCCATGGACGACTACAAGGTCGTAATAGCCTCCCGCGAAGAAGGTAATCCAAATGTTCAATCCACAGTTGAAGTATTTAGTCTTAAGCAAAGTTCGTGGAAAGAAATTGGAGGCCTCCAAAATGGCCTTGTTATTGAAGCAGAACAATTGAGTACTTGTTTGAATGGGAATCTTCATTGGCTAGCAAGTTGTGATACAACAAATCCTATCGAAAAACATTTGATTGTTTCTCTAGATTTGGGAACAGAGGAATTCAGTGAGATCTCAATACCGGATTGTTACGATCGGAGTTTTTTCTTCCATGCCTTGGGGATGATTAACGGATGCCTTAGCTTATTAACGGATGAACGCAACTGGAGAGAAGTTGGGTTATGGGTGATGAAGGAATATGGTGTGAGGGGGTCGTGGACAAAGTTGGTGATTTTGCCGACTGAAAATTTGTTGTTCTGCGATTACTTGGTTCCGGTATGCTTTACGAAGGCAGGTGATATTCTCATCGATGTCGATGGGAGGAGGGTGGTGAGATACAATCTCGAGCAGAAAACAATGAAGAAGCTTAAAACTCGCAGTGTACATTTTATTGATTGGGTGTTGTATGTTGAGAGTCTGATCTCACCCGGTAGTCACTATAGGATAAGTTCAGGTTGA